The proteins below are encoded in one region of Helianthus annuus cultivar XRQ/B chromosome 2, HanXRQr2.0-SUNRISE, whole genome shotgun sequence:
- the LOC110907662 gene encoding replication protein A 70 kDa DNA-binding subunit B-like, whose product MDSEEQKCKLLFWLKTHLDINIFLEEKRCLTIRNPSLGENRQKVKYANSGLKINLNNNTIVEECHNAIGSEWGFDFTPFDSVVEDPTADNKFFKSPIDVIGFVIKSFPFEVDMETNNGKNQKKVTFMLEDLNNKQIFVTLWDGYADQIMEYESSNRGEKNVVVIIQFGKYRFWGGHLSVSNLYTVTRVLINSDIDEVAEFKQRFIEKLSPEISSSYSGLSSSVVKSATEEFLSDLTFYPIGSLNSIDTTKFVVIVGTIKSFASNNEWFYNACTNCNKKVSTITVVKEKQDGTDGFEEATVLECKTDVCNTRTVSSIPRIRLYIRVQDCTGIVSLTLFEREVTKLLKVNANQLLDNNIELANEGSFPKELNSLLNMKFAFKVAVSSFNISKKSDGYSVSKMTDNPVVLSELDKHFDTIQPIDEEAVNVEPSDSNRNDDLPVKDSISQTGDDVTPCSNVFKVGFTTSFDQKDADLDTNSERDLKRNLDTVYDVDDVSSQSSSKMRKDSGVDEVLLIPKKET is encoded by the exons ATGGACAGTGAG GAACAAAAATGCAAGCTTTTGTTTTGGCTAAAAACGCATCTGGATATCAACATCTTTTTAGAAGAAAAGCGTTGTTTGACGATTAGAAATCCTTCCTTGGGTGAGAATCGTCAGAAGGTCAAGTACGCTAACAGTGGTTTGAAGATTAACCTTAATAACAACACCATTGTTGAGGAATGCCACAATGCTATTGGTTCTGAATGGGGTTTTGATTTTACTCCGTTTGATTCTGTTGTGGAGGATCCAACAGCTGACAACAAGTTCTTTAAAAGTCCAATTG ATGTGATTGGTTTTGTGATCAAAAGTTTTCCCTTCGAGGTAGACATGGAAACTAATAATGGAAAAAACCAGAAGAAAGTCACCTTTATGCTTGAAGACTtgaa CAATAAGCAGATCTTTGTGACACTTTGGGACGGTTATGCGGATCAAATAATGGAGTATGAGAGCAGCAATCGAGGTGAAAAAAATGTCGTCGTAATCATTCAGTTTGGGAAATACAGATTCTGGGGAG GGCATTTGTCGGTTTCTAATTTGTATACCGTCACCCGAGTCTTAATTAACAGTGATATTGATGAAGTTGCTGAGTTTAAACAAAG attcatcGAGAAACTTTCTCCCGAAATTTCTTCCAGTTATTCTGGCTTAAGTTCTTCTGTTGTGAAGTCTGCCACTGAAGAGTTCCTTTCTGACTTGACTTTTTATCCCATTGGGTCGTTAAACTCAATAGATACG ACGAAGTTTGTTGTCATTGTTGGGACTATCAAGAGTTTTGCATCGAACAATGAGTGGTTTTACAACGCGTGCACAAACTGCAACAAAAAGGTTTCAACCATTACTGTTGTTAAAGAGAAGCAGGATGGTACTGATGGTTTTGAAGAGGCTACTGTCTTGGAATGCAAGACTGATGTTTGTAATACAAGGACCGTTTCATCAATTCCAAG AATTAGGCTTTATATACGTGTGCAAGATTGTACTGGTATTGTGAGTCTAACATTGTTTGAGCGTGAGGTGACAAAGCTTTTGAAGGTTAATGCTAATCAGCTTTTAGACAACAACATTGAA TTAGCAAACGAAGGAAGCTTTCCAAAGGAGCTAAATTCTTTACTCAATATGAAGTTTGCGTTCAAGGTTGCTGTTTCTTCTTTTAACATCAGCAAGAAGTCTGATGGCTACTCAGTCTCCAAGATGACTGATAACCCGGTTGTTTTGTCCGAGCTTGATAAACATTTTGACACTATTCAG cCTATTGATGAGGAAGCCGTCAATGTCGAACCATCCGATTCAAATCGTAATGATGATTTGCCTGTTAAG gaTTCTATATCCCAAACGGGAGACGATGTAACCCCTTGCTCAAATGTttttaaagttggctttacaacATCGTTTGATCAGAAGGATGCTGACTTGGATACGAACAGCGAACGTGACTTGAAGCGCAATTTGGATACCGTGTATGACGTGGATGATGTTTCTTCCCAGTCTTCATCAAAGATGCGTAAAGACAGTGGTGTCGATGAAGTGCTTCTAATTCCAAAGAAAGAAACTTAG